Genomic segment of Nostoc sp. TCL240-02:
AGCAACTTGAGAATCAACAGCCACCAAGCGCTTGGCCGTTAGATGATGATTCTGGCAGTATTATGGGCTGGCTAATTATCGCCGCAGCGCCCCTAAGTTCTGATCGTGAGTTGCTCATAGAATCAAAAGCCCAACTCAGATCGCAATTGATGTCCAGGTCTGCCAAATACTGTACAACAGCTTTGGTACAACTAAGACACATCCTATCTTGGCAGCAACAATATCAACAGTTAAGTAACTCCAATCAAGAATTGGAGCGCACTAATCAGCTGAAAAACCAGTTTCTGGCAAACACCAGCCATGAAATTCGCACACCGCTTAGTTCTATTATTGGGTTTACCCATCTGCTTTTAGCTCCAGGGTACGAACCAACTATAGAACGTCAACGGGAGTATTTAAATATCATTCAGTCTAGCGGCAAGCACTTACTAGCTCTAATTAATGATATTTTGGATCTTTCAAAAATTGAAGCAAACCAACTAGAGGTGCAGTGGGAAAGTGTAGATGTGCCACTGTTATGTAGCAATGTTTTGGCACTGGTGAAAGAGAAAGCCGCTAATAAGGGTTTAAGACTGTGCCTAGAAATTGACCCCGAGATCACAAGCCTAGTAGCCGACTCTTTGCGACTCAAGCAAATGCTGTTGAATTTACTCTTCAATGCCTTAAAGTTCACCAGCAAAGGAAGTGTTGGCTTACAGGTTGTTTCCAAAGATGGATCTGTACATTTTACAGTCTGGGATACTGGTAGTGGCATCTCTCAAGAAGACCAGACTCAATTATTTGAACCCTATTTCCAAATTGCTAAGGCTGTCGCTGGTGGTGCTGAGGGGACTGGTTTGGGTTTAGCAGTGACTCGCAAACTCGCCCAAATTCACGGTGGTTCTGTGAAAGTGGAATCTGAAGTAGATAGCGGCTCCCGTTTTACCCTTTTACTTCCCCTTAAGCAAGAGGTAGGAGTGGGGGGAGATGGGGAAGCAGGGGAGGCAGGGGAGGCAAATTACTCCTTATCTCCTTTGCCTTTCACCCCTAGTTCTTCTGTAGATATTTTGCTGGTAGAAAATGACTTACCCAACGCTGATTTGATGCAAATTTATCTACGGAAATTAGGATATCAGGTGACTTGGGTTAAGAATGCTGCTGAGATGTGGGAAGCTCTAACACAGCTAGACCCAGCAGTGATTTTAATGGATGTTTATCTAGCAGATGGAAATGGTCTGAACTTGGTGCGACAACTGAGAGAACACGAGCAATATCAGACGATTCCGGTAATTGTTCAAACAGCAATGGCGATGAAAGGCGATCGCGAAACCTGTCTAACAGCCGGAGTAAATGACTATATTTCTAAACCGATTGATTTACCACTTTTAGCTAGTCTGGTGGCTAAGTACAGCAAACCGCCAATATAGAGAGGTGGGGAGCAGAGGAGGCAGGGGGACAAGGGGGAATTATTGAACAAGTCTCTCTCTTGTGTCCCCCCTCTTCCTTGTCTCCCTTGTCTCTTCTTCATGTTCAATGCCCAATACTTCGGCTTCGCTCAGTACAAGTGCCCAATTCCCAATGCTCCATAATATAACAAATGACTACAATAAAAATGGTTGGGTGCTATGGGGTTTGAGTAGGATTGGGAAATGATGCTGACAGAAAAATTTGAGCAATTAAAAGCCTTATTTCAAGAGATGGAGCAGGCGTTGATTGCCTACTCTGGGGGCGTTGATAGCACTTTGGTTGCCAAAATTGCTTATGATGCCTTGGGCGATCGCGCTCTGGCTGTCACGGCTGTTTCTCCTTCGCTGTTGCCAGAAGAGTTGGAAGATGCCAAAATTCAAGCCGCAACTATTGGGATTGCTCATAAAATCGTCCAGACTCACGAGATGGAGAATCCCAATTACACTTCTAACCCGGTTAATCGCTGTTATTTTTGTAAAAGTGAGTTGCACGACACTCTCAAACCTTTAGCTTTGCAGTTGGGTTATCCCTACGTAGTAGATGGGGTAAATGCCGATGATTTGCATGATTATCGCCCAGGAATTCAAGCAGCGAAAGAAAGAGGGGCGCGATCGCCTTTAGCTGAAGTGGGTGTAACCAAAGTTGAAGTTCGCCAACTTTCGCAACAACTCGGTTTACCTTGGTGGGATAAACCCGCTCAACCTTGCCTAAGTTCCCGGTTTCCTTATGGTGAAGAGATTACTGTCGCTAAGTTACAACGAGTTGGTAGAGCAGAAATTTTCTTAAGAAAGCTAGGTTGGCAGAATTTGCGCGTGCGATCGGAAGGCGATACAGCACGCATTGAATTATCACCAGAACAAATTAAAGAGTTTGTGTTAACGACAGATTTGCAAAAAGTAGTTTCTGTATTTCAGGATTTTGGATTTCTTTACGTAACTCTGGATTTGGAAGGTTATCGCAGTGGTAAGTTGAATCAAATTTTGAATCGAGAAGTCTTGGGCGTTAAATTATAAAATTTTGGTTTTATAGAGAGAGATCCAGTTTATATTTCTTTACCTTCTACAGAAACTAGAAAGCAGCCGTTAATCCTCCAGGCATTATCCGGCTGTTTTTCCATAAAATATAAAGCTCTCAAGGGAACTCCATCAGGAGCAAGTAGTAGCACTGGCTGAGTTATATTTTTTTGGATGGTTGTTATCTTCTCAAAAAAGACAGAGCGAGGACGGTATACTGCTGGGTAACTTATCTTCACCATCTGCATAAAATTTTCTGGGGTACCAAATTGCGCCTGAATTCCTGGACTGGCGAAGGCAAAAGCGCCTTGGGCATCATCCTTTTTAAAGGCTGCCAATTGGTTTTCAATTAGAGAACGTATGGTGATGGCATCGTTGTCGGTAATTTCCATAAATCTAAAATTGCGTAGGCGCAGCCCGCACTTCTCTACGAGACGCTCCGCGTAGCTTGCTTCCACGAAGTGGTACGACTTGGCTCAGTGACCATCATAGACATCGCTTCAAGGGTCGAGCGATCGCTTAATCTTCACGCTGAGTCACCTTGTATTCTATCTGCTGTAATGCCGAGCGCCATACATCATAACCCTCTTGCGACAGGTGCAAACCATCTGTGGTCAACTCTGGGCGCATATTGCCTTCCATATCAGTAAACCAGCTATAAATATTTAGATAATTAGCGCCTTCTTGTTTAGCAATTTGGGTTAGTTGGGTGTTGATATGACGAATGCGGCTATTAGAAAGTTTTGCTAGGCGAGTAGGCAAAATTGATTGGACAATGATTTGAGCTTTTGGGTGAGTTTCGCGTAAACGACGGACAATCCGGCGATAATTACGCAAAATTGTGTCATCACTAGCGCCTTTTCGTAAGTCGTTAATCCCAGCCATGACATAAATCACATCCGGCCGGGTTGCCGAAAATGCCCCCAACCTTTTTAAAACCCCACTGGAAGTATCTCCAGAGATACCTTGATTGAGCCACAATTTTCCAGTAGGGAGTTTTTCTCTAGGAAACCACATGCTCAAAGAATCACCAACTAAGATGCTTAGATGATTTGCACCTTGACCTTGAGCGATCGCTCTAGCTTCTAGAGCTAATAAACTTTTCCAGTCATCATAAGTTAGTTGACGCTTCCTGATCGACTCCCACAAAGATTGCAAATTATCACTATCTACGCG
This window contains:
- a CDS encoding SGNH/GDSL hydrolase family protein, which produces MRDPYLLAAGLLTGLAIPASALPHLSIVLPESSRFLWDLKQGSQTIVSRQIIPSVDLSLPELSGQAFQPLKNSQPTVDEKNVSSVPELSSEGLPASTESLVKPSARAAGISLTSGNQLYYQRLAALKTGQIYTRVDSDNLQSLWESIRKRQLTYDDWKSLLALEARAIAQGQGANHLSILVGDSLSMWFPREKLPTGKLWLNQGISGDTSSGVLKRLGAFSATRPDVIYVMAGINDLRKGASDDTILRNYRRIVRRLRETHPKAQIIVQSILPTRLAKLSNSRIRHINTQLTQIAKQEGANYLNIYSWFTDMEGNMRPELTTDGLHLSQEGYDVWRSALQQIEYKVTQRED
- the larE gene encoding ATP-dependent sacrificial sulfur transferase LarE is translated as MMLTEKFEQLKALFQEMEQALIAYSGGVDSTLVAKIAYDALGDRALAVTAVSPSLLPEELEDAKIQAATIGIAHKIVQTHEMENPNYTSNPVNRCYFCKSELHDTLKPLALQLGYPYVVDGVNADDLHDYRPGIQAAKERGARSPLAEVGVTKVEVRQLSQQLGLPWWDKPAQPCLSSRFPYGEEITVAKLQRVGRAEIFLRKLGWQNLRVRSEGDTARIELSPEQIKEFVLTTDLQKVVSVFQDFGFLYVTLDLEGYRSGKLNQILNREVLGVKL
- a CDS encoding DUF4864 domain-containing protein, which codes for MEITDNDAITIRSLIENQLAAFKKDDAQGAFAFASPGIQAQFGTPENFMQMVKISYPAVYRPRSVFFEKITTIQKNITQPVLLLAPDGVPLRALYFMEKQPDNAWRINGCFLVSVEGKEI
- the hrmK gene encoding hybrid histidine kinase/response regulator HrmK: MQQYSSLPDQNSQIDATPKLLTTIQQLRAKLWLESSLNQLQSRLNYYLLSACHNVLQAEVAESEVLQAVVNEINSVMNSTNLALTDYAVGIAMFQPQETVATVCYVSRSPSQNSQPLFVDVLTAEKKLLLRLQEVIELKDLQQLENQQPPSAWPLDDDSGSIMGWLIIAAAPLSSDRELLIESKAQLRSQLMSRSAKYCTTALVQLRHILSWQQQYQQLSNSNQELERTNQLKNQFLANTSHEIRTPLSSIIGFTHLLLAPGYEPTIERQREYLNIIQSSGKHLLALINDILDLSKIEANQLEVQWESVDVPLLCSNVLALVKEKAANKGLRLCLEIDPEITSLVADSLRLKQMLLNLLFNALKFTSKGSVGLQVVSKDGSVHFTVWDTGSGISQEDQTQLFEPYFQIAKAVAGGAEGTGLGLAVTRKLAQIHGGSVKVESEVDSGSRFTLLLPLKQEVGVGGDGEAGEAGEANYSLSPLPFTPSSSVDILLVENDLPNADLMQIYLRKLGYQVTWVKNAAEMWEALTQLDPAVILMDVYLADGNGLNLVRQLREHEQYQTIPVIVQTAMAMKGDRETCLTAGVNDYISKPIDLPLLASLVAKYSKPPI